The following proteins are encoded in a genomic region of Necator americanus strain Aroian chromosome II, whole genome shotgun sequence:
- a CDS encoding hypothetical protein (NECATOR_CHRII.G7196.T1): MATTLNFRTEVNGNILDPETLSRKPWISQRDEKFPIKIRLVLRRRSIVERIQIVAHNKFIPQQVVVSTMENEARGNVKEIGVLHFKADLDTQYELKTIYTEMVCTSIILCIERVHINDVFNPSQQVGLVEVQVFGQYDLNAEQHALFRQDENVATTNTVEDGRFSAEIGEIIERIEKNKQKSVSNENFGLASIAQLSSRLLQKAKGEMVELEKDQRDAIRDEDFHRALDLQEEMKTLRKNALATVDPTLAKNNIDSMSDITDILRPKNLFEKDGHDYKIPAPKLFTPIDLSPSEDLKPLKTPPRISSAASAATQGSLNKKATRKSSSPNISLRTDSASSSGELSKSSQKERPTSASSRVSASSLKTETSSKERIPPPPDPNRWHSNKFLQKENTVVPALRERKHHNSNSDEERRNEQSEMDPSQLVPIMEKATYLRGCDLFGENTMGKLYSKKWEQRNQGLSNIQETLEGVPLGDAQAGNYLDCAISILQRRLKDPLYNAYISALDLLSFICTDFLPRHSLYKLAPTIARATSDIIALRASDTDRRSAGKTLSTINDIMEQDTKAAKFFLNRFLKMGAPGGQRGQANIQKLISLTEESVTSFGLDCLKHTDTEIRSIGRKLILEVYTNGKRDIVRKMIIEESRRNKHPAVRSTLSELANLDAKQDRDLISSTQSGSSKKRPGTKSVRISNELPKRNGSIQSMCRFCGKTIDSYEPSALERHYNADCPMFTKCSGCGQIVEVSSLGIHKTTNCRAKENYRSCPRCGELIERRLFHRHVGKKDCKPPDIYSAKCPLCGLNVSPDNTDGWRRHLTGALATETTFLSSS, from the exons ATGGCCACGACGCTTAACTTTAGGACAGAGGTCAATGGCAATATTCTGGACCCTGAAACTCTTTCAAGAAAGCCTTGGATATCTCAGAG GGACGAGAAATTCCCTATCAAGATACGTCTGGTTCTGAGAAGAAGAAGCATTGTTGAAAGAATCCAAATTGTTGCCCACAACAAATTTATTC CGCAGCAAGTTGTGGTCTCCACTATGGAAAACGAAGCGAGAGGCAATGTCAAAGAAATTGG AGTCTTGCACTTCAAAGCAGATTTGGATACCCAATATGAGCTCAAAACCATTTACACCGAAATGGTTTGCACATCCATTATTCTCTGCATAGAGAGAGTGCACATAAACGACGTATTCAATCCTTCACAGCAG GTCGGACTCGTCGAAGTGCAGGTTTTTGGTCAGTACGACTTAAATGCGGAACAACATGCTCTATTTCGACAAGACGAAAATGTTGCCACGACGAACACGGTTGAAGACGGAAGGTTCAGTGCTGAAATCGGCGAGATCATTGAGagaattgagaaaaacaagcaaaagagCGTTTCG AACGAGAACTTCGGCCTCGCCTCAATAGCACAATTGAGCTCACGACTACTACAGAAGGCTAAAGGAGAAATGGTTGAGCTGGAAAAAGATCAACGCGATGCAATAAGAGATGAGGATTTCCACCGTGCCCTCGACCTCCAGGAAGAGATGAAGACACTTCGCAAAAATGCGTTGGCAACAGTGGATCCAACTCTTGccaaaaat AACATCGATTCCATGTCTGATATCACTGATATCCTCCGACCAAAGAATCTTTTCGAAAAGGATGGTCACGACTACAAAATCCCAGCTCCTAAGCTATTCACTCCCATcg ATTTATCTCCGAGCGAGGATCTCAAACCTTTGAAGACGCCTCCTCGCATTTCATCAGCTGCCAGTGCAGCTACCCAAGGCTCACTtaataaaaaagcaacaagAAAGTCGAGCTCACCAAATATTTCACTCAGGACTGACTCAG CTTCGAGCAGTGGGGAACTGAGTAAGTCGTCTCAGAAAGAGAGGCCGACATCTGCTTCATCTCGAGTATCAGCTTCCTCGCTGAAAACCGAGACATCAAGCAAAGAACGTATACCACCGCCTCCGGATCCAAACCGCTGGCATAGTAACAAATTCTTACAGAAGGAAAACACCGTTGTACCTGCCCTAAGAGAACGGAA GCACCATAACTCAAACTCTGATGAGGAAAGGCGCAACGAACAATCAGAAATGGATCCTTCGCAGTTAGTTCCAATCATGGAAAAAGCAACATACTTACGAGGATGCGACCTTTTTGGAGAAAACACG ATGGGAAAATTGTATTCGAAAAAATGGGAACAACGCAATCAAGGTCTTTCAAACATCCAGGAAACACTTGAGGGAGTTCCTTTGGGTGATGCCCAAGCAGGAAATTATCTGGATTGTGCTATTTCAATCCTACAAAGACGTCTCAAAGACCCCCTATACAAC gCGTATATAAGCGCATTGGATCTTCTTTCCTTCATCTGCACAGACTTTCTTCCACGGCATTCTCTGTACAAATTAGCTCCAACCATCGCAAGAGCAACGTCCGACATTATAGCTTTGAGAGCAAGCGATACG GATCGTCGTTCGGCCGGCAAAACACTTTCGACAATCAACGATATTATGGAGCAAGATACAAAG GCCGCAAAATTCTTCTTGAACCGATTCTTGAAAATGGGAGCTCCGGGTGGGCAACGAGGACAGGCAAATATACAGAAGCTGAT aagtcTGACGGAAGAATCTGTCACATCATTTGGACTGGATTGTTTAAAACACACGGATACGGAG ATCCGAAGTATTGGTAGGAAGCTCATCCTTGAAGTTTACACGAACGGCAAAAGAGATATCGTTCGCAAAATGATCATCGAAGAAAGTCGAAGGAACAAGCACCCAGCGGTGCGATCTACGCTCAGTGAACTAGCAAATCTTGATGCAAAGCAGGACAG GGATCTGATTTCTAGCACCCAGTCGggatcttcaaaaaaaaggccAGGCACCAAATCCGTTCGGATTTCTAACGAATTGCCcaaaagaaatggaagcaTACAGAG CATGTGTCGATTTTGTGGCAAAACTATAGATTCTTACGAACCATCAGCCTTAGAAAGGCATTATAATGCAGATTGCCCCATGTTTACCAAATGCAGTGGTTGCGGACAG ATAGTAGAAGTGTCCTCTCTCGGAATACACAAGACGACTAATTGCagagcaaaagaaaactatagaAGCTGTCCCCGCTGTGGCGAATTGATCGAGAGACGATTGTTCCATAGACACGTTGGCAAAAAAGACTGCAAGC CTCCTGATATTTATTCGGCGAAATGTCCATTGTGTGGCCTAAACGTTTCGCCGGACAACACTGATGGGTGGCGAAGGCATCTTACAGGTGCGCTAGCCACTGAGActactttcctttcttcatCCTAA
- a CDS encoding hypothetical protein (NECATOR_CHRII.G7196.T2), with translation MATTLNFRTEVNGNILDPETLSRKPWISQRDEKFPIKIRLVLRRRSIVERIQIVAHNKFIPQQVVVSTMENEARGNVKEIGVLHFKADLDTQYELKTIYTEMVCTSIILCIERVHINDVFNPSQQVGLVEVQVFGQYDLNAEQHALFRQDENVATTNTVEDGRFSAEIGEIIERIEKNKQKSVSNENFGLASIAQLSSRLLQKAKGEMVELEKDQRDAIRDEDFHRALDLQEEMKTLRKNALATVDPTLAKNNIDSMSDITDILRPKNLFEKDGHDYKIPAPKLFTPIDLSPSEDLKPLKTPPRISSAASAATQGSLNKKATRKSSSPNISLRTDSASSSGELSKSSQKERPTSASSRVSASSLKTETSSKERIPPPPDPNRWHSNKFLQKENTVVPALRERKHHNSNSDEERRNEQSEMDPSQLVPIMEKATYLRGCDLFGENTMGKLYSKKWEQRNQGLSNIQETLEGVPLGDAQAGNYLDCAISILQRRLKDPLYNAYISALDLLSFICTDFLPRHSLYKLAPTIARATSDIIALRASDTDRRSAGKTLSTINDIMEQDTKAAKFFLNRFLKMGAPGGQRGQANIQKLISLTEESVTSFGLDCLKHTDTEIRSIGRKLILEVYTNGKRDIVRKMIIEESRRNKHPAVRSTLSELANLDAKQDRDLISSTQSGSSKKRPGTKSVRISNELPKRNGSIQSMCRFCGKTIDSYEPSALERHYNADCPMFTKCSGCGQIVEVSSLGIHKTTNCRAKENYRSCPRCGELIERRLFHRHVGKKDCKPPDIYSAKCPLCGLNVSPDNTDGWRRHLTAQCAENPRRRAFQETKRATLTSSGSISTDF, from the exons ATGGCCACGACGCTTAACTTTAGGACAGAGGTCAATGGCAATATTCTGGACCCTGAAACTCTTTCAAGAAAGCCTTGGATATCTCAGAG GGACGAGAAATTCCCTATCAAGATACGTCTGGTTCTGAGAAGAAGAAGCATTGTTGAAAGAATCCAAATTGTTGCCCACAACAAATTTATTC CGCAGCAAGTTGTGGTCTCCACTATGGAAAACGAAGCGAGAGGCAATGTCAAAGAAATTGG AGTCTTGCACTTCAAAGCAGATTTGGATACCCAATATGAGCTCAAAACCATTTACACCGAAATGGTTTGCACATCCATTATTCTCTGCATAGAGAGAGTGCACATAAACGACGTATTCAATCCTTCACAGCAG GTCGGACTCGTCGAAGTGCAGGTTTTTGGTCAGTACGACTTAAATGCGGAACAACATGCTCTATTTCGACAAGACGAAAATGTTGCCACGACGAACACGGTTGAAGACGGAAGGTTCAGTGCTGAAATCGGCGAGATCATTGAGagaattgagaaaaacaagcaaaagagCGTTTCG AACGAGAACTTCGGCCTCGCCTCAATAGCACAATTGAGCTCACGACTACTACAGAAGGCTAAAGGAGAAATGGTTGAGCTGGAAAAAGATCAACGCGATGCAATAAGAGATGAGGATTTCCACCGTGCCCTCGACCTCCAGGAAGAGATGAAGACACTTCGCAAAAATGCGTTGGCAACAGTGGATCCAACTCTTGccaaaaat AACATCGATTCCATGTCTGATATCACTGATATCCTCCGACCAAAGAATCTTTTCGAAAAGGATGGTCACGACTACAAAATCCCAGCTCCTAAGCTATTCACTCCCATcg ATTTATCTCCGAGCGAGGATCTCAAACCTTTGAAGACGCCTCCTCGCATTTCATCAGCTGCCAGTGCAGCTACCCAAGGCTCACTtaataaaaaagcaacaagAAAGTCGAGCTCACCAAATATTTCACTCAGGACTGACTCAG CTTCGAGCAGTGGGGAACTGAGTAAGTCGTCTCAGAAAGAGAGGCCGACATCTGCTTCATCTCGAGTATCAGCTTCCTCGCTGAAAACCGAGACATCAAGCAAAGAACGTATACCACCGCCTCCGGATCCAAACCGCTGGCATAGTAACAAATTCTTACAGAAGGAAAACACCGTTGTACCTGCCCTAAGAGAACGGAA GCACCATAACTCAAACTCTGATGAGGAAAGGCGCAACGAACAATCAGAAATGGATCCTTCGCAGTTAGTTCCAATCATGGAAAAAGCAACATACTTACGAGGATGCGACCTTTTTGGAGAAAACACG ATGGGAAAATTGTATTCGAAAAAATGGGAACAACGCAATCAAGGTCTTTCAAACATCCAGGAAACACTTGAGGGAGTTCCTTTGGGTGATGCCCAAGCAGGAAATTATCTGGATTGTGCTATTTCAATCCTACAAAGACGTCTCAAAGACCCCCTATACAAC gCGTATATAAGCGCATTGGATCTTCTTTCCTTCATCTGCACAGACTTTCTTCCACGGCATTCTCTGTACAAATTAGCTCCAACCATCGCAAGAGCAACGTCCGACATTATAGCTTTGAGAGCAAGCGATACG GATCGTCGTTCGGCCGGCAAAACACTTTCGACAATCAACGATATTATGGAGCAAGATACAAAG GCCGCAAAATTCTTCTTGAACCGATTCTTGAAAATGGGAGCTCCGGGTGGGCAACGAGGACAGGCAAATATACAGAAGCTGAT aagtcTGACGGAAGAATCTGTCACATCATTTGGACTGGATTGTTTAAAACACACGGATACGGAG ATCCGAAGTATTGGTAGGAAGCTCATCCTTGAAGTTTACACGAACGGCAAAAGAGATATCGTTCGCAAAATGATCATCGAAGAAAGTCGAAGGAACAAGCACCCAGCGGTGCGATCTACGCTCAGTGAACTAGCAAATCTTGATGCAAAGCAGGACAG GGATCTGATTTCTAGCACCCAGTCGggatcttcaaaaaaaaggccAGGCACCAAATCCGTTCGGATTTCTAACGAATTGCCcaaaagaaatggaagcaTACAGAG CATGTGTCGATTTTGTGGCAAAACTATAGATTCTTACGAACCATCAGCCTTAGAAAGGCATTATAATGCAGATTGCCCCATGTTTACCAAATGCAGTGGTTGCGGACAG ATAGTAGAAGTGTCCTCTCTCGGAATACACAAGACGACTAATTGCagagcaaaagaaaactatagaAGCTGTCCCCGCTGTGGCGAATTGATCGAGAGACGATTGTTCCATAGACACGTTGGCAAAAAAGACTGCAAGC CTCCTGATATTTATTCGGCGAAATGTCCATTGTGTGGCCTAAACGTTTCGCCGGACAACACTGATGGGTGGCGAAGGCATCTTACAG